A stretch of Chlamydiota bacterium DNA encodes these proteins:
- a CDS encoding homoserine O-acetyltransferase encodes MEKGTVGLVETKQFTFAHPPGGLALEGGDTLGPVTLAYETYGALAADRSNAILILHALSGDAHAAGYHDGDTRPGWWEMMIGPGKAFDTNRYFVVCANCLGGCTGSTGPSSVNPETGAPYAMEFPVITIGDMVKAQKALVDHLGIEKLLAVAGGSMGGMQALEWVTAYPDAVHAAIPIATTAQLSAQGIAFNEVGRQAIMADPHWNGGNYYDGEHPERGLAIARMIAHITYLSDESMRQKFGRRLQGKQELSFDFLADFQVESYLHHQGQVFTKRFDANSYLYITKAIDYFDLTDMGARPLEDALGGVKAAFLIIAFSSDWLYPARQNKEIADALRAHNLEVSYCVLDSPFGHDAFLIDPKHQTHLITHFLRHIHEEHAHGRHGR; translated from the coding sequence TTCGCCCATCCCCCCGGCGGCCTCGCGCTCGAGGGGGGCGACACCCTGGGTCCGGTGACGCTCGCCTACGAGACCTACGGCGCGCTCGCCGCCGACCGCTCCAACGCGATCCTGATCCTCCACGCCCTTTCCGGCGACGCCCACGCGGCGGGGTACCACGACGGCGACACGCGTCCCGGCTGGTGGGAGATGATGATCGGGCCGGGGAAGGCGTTCGACACGAACCGGTACTTCGTCGTCTGCGCGAACTGCCTCGGCGGCTGCACCGGCTCCACCGGCCCCTCCTCCGTAAACCCCGAGACCGGCGCCCCCTACGCGATGGAATTCCCGGTCATCACCATCGGGGACATGGTCAAGGCGCAGAAGGCGCTCGTGGACCACCTCGGGATCGAAAAGCTCCTCGCCGTGGCGGGCGGTTCGATGGGGGGGATGCAGGCCCTCGAGTGGGTGACCGCGTACCCCGACGCCGTCCACGCGGCCATCCCGATCGCCACGACCGCCCAGCTTTCCGCGCAGGGGATCGCCTTCAACGAGGTCGGGCGCCAGGCGATCATGGCCGACCCGCACTGGAACGGCGGCAACTACTACGACGGGGAACACCCGGAGCGGGGTCTCGCCATCGCCCGGATGATCGCGCACATCACCTACCTGAGCGACGAGTCGATGCGCCAGAAGTTCGGCAGGCGCCTCCAGGGGAAGCAGGAGCTCTCCTTCGACTTCCTCGCCGACTTCCAGGTCGAATCGTACCTCCACCACCAGGGGCAGGTCTTCACCAAGCGATTCGACGCGAACTCGTACCTGTACATCACCAAGGCGATCGACTACTTCGACCTGACCGACATGGGCGCCCGGCCGCTCGAGGACGCCCTCGGCGGCGTCAAGGCCGCCTTCCTGATCATCGCCTTCTCCTCGGACTGGCTCTACCCCGCCCGGCAGAACAAGGAGATCGCCGACGCCCTCCGCGCGCACAATCTGGAGGTGAGCTACTGCGTCCTCGACTCCCCGTTCGGGCACGACGCCTTCCTCATCGACCCCAAGCACCAGACCCACCTGATCACGCACTTCCTGCGCCATATCCACGAGGAGCACGCGCACGGGAGGCACGGACGATGA
- the metW gene encoding methionine biosynthesis protein MetW: MSPEFNALRLRPDLLKIYEIIRPGSRVLDLGAGSGDLLKALEQHKGATVFGIDKSEVGIMRCIAKGIPIFQSNLDEGLRDYANGSFDYVILSQTLQQVYRPKQILLDAVRVGRSALVSIPNFAHWRIRFHLLFRGTMPTTPAIPYAWYETPNIHLLSIRDFRALCAEIGIVIVREWPVGFRKGPLARCRPLWPNLLAAQGVFEVRSREEPEHAHG, translated from the coding sequence ATGAGCCCGGAATTCAACGCCCTGCGCCTGCGGCCGGATCTGCTGAAGATCTACGAGATCATCCGGCCCGGCAGCCGCGTCCTCGACCTCGGCGCCGGGAGCGGCGACCTGCTCAAGGCCCTCGAGCAGCACAAGGGCGCCACGGTCTTCGGCATCGACAAGTCCGAGGTGGGGATCATGCGGTGCATCGCCAAGGGGATCCCCATCTTCCAGAGCAACCTCGACGAGGGGCTCCGCGACTACGCGAACGGGTCGTTCGACTACGTCATCCTCAGCCAGACGCTCCAGCAGGTCTACCGGCCCAAGCAGATCCTCCTGGACGCCGTCCGCGTGGGGAGAAGCGCACTCGTCAGCATCCCCAACTTCGCCCACTGGCGCATCCGTTTCCATCTCCTCTTCCGCGGCACGATGCCGACGACCCCGGCCATCCCCTACGCCTGGTACGAGACGCCGAACATCCACCTCTTGAGCATCCGCGACTTCCGCGCCCTCTGCGCGGAGATCGGGATCGTCATAGTCCGGGAGTGGCCGGTCGGGTTCAGAAAAGGCCCACTCGCCAGATGCCGCCCTCTCTGGCCCAATCTGCTCGCCGCGCAGGGGGTATTCGAGGTACGCAGCCGGGAAGAGCCGGAGCACGCGCACGGATAA